The following proteins come from a genomic window of Leopardus geoffroyi isolate Oge1 chromosome A3, O.geoffroyi_Oge1_pat1.0, whole genome shotgun sequence:
- the LOC123581026 gene encoding lithostathine-like isoform X2 — translation MMRPHTDLPSMSWMLFSCLMLLSQVQGEDSPKEVPAPRIRCPKGSKAYASHCYALFMTPKSWMNADMACQKRPSGHLVSVLSGAEASFVASLVQNSANTYSNIWMGLHDPTEGYEPNAGGWEWSSTDVLNYLAWERHPSTNPNPGYCGSLSASTGYLKWRDYNCGAMLPYICKFKD, via the exons ATGATGCGGCCTCACACGGACCTCCCCAGCATGTCCTGGATGCTGTTCTCCTGCCTGATGTTGCTGTCTCAGGTCCAAG GTGAAGACTCGCCAAAGGAAGTGCCCGCTCCACGGATCAGGTGTCCCAAAGGCTCCAAGGCCTATGCCTCCCACTGCTATGCCTTGTTTATGACACCAAAATCCTGGATGAATGCAGAT ATGGCCTGCCAGAAGAGACCCTCGGGACACCTTGTGTCTGTGCTCAGTGGGGCTGAGGCATCCTTTGTGGCCTCCCTAGTACAGAACAGTGCGAACACTTACTCAAACATCTGGATGGGGCTCCATGATCCCACAGAG GGCTATGAGCCCAATGCAGGTGGATGGGAGTGGAGTAGCACGGATGTGCTGAATTACCTTGCCTGGGAGAGACACCCCTCCACTAACCCAAACCCCGGCTACTGTGGGAGTCTGTCAGCAAGCACAG GATATCTGAAATGGAGAGATTATAACTGCGGTGCGATGCTACCTTATATCTGCAAGTTCAAGGACTAG
- the LOC123581026 gene encoding lithostathine-like isoform X1, which yields MRPWQELYCTYLGEDTGGSLSDTGALRLSTGRLGRSHGVTDMMRPHTDLPSMSWMLFSCLMLLSQVQGEDSPKEVPAPRIRCPKGSKAYASHCYALFMTPKSWMNADMACQKRPSGHLVSVLSGAEASFVASLVQNSANTYSNIWMGLHDPTEGYEPNAGGWEWSSTDVLNYLAWERHPSTNPNPGYCGSLSASTGYLKWRDYNCGAMLPYICKFKD from the exons ATGAGACCATGGCAAGAGCTATACTGTACATATTTGGGGGAAGATACAGGAGGATCTCTGTCAGATACAGGAGCTCTGAGACTCAGCACAGGCAGGCTGGGGAGGTCTCATGGG GTCACAGACATGATGCGGCCTCACACGGACCTCCCCAGCATGTCCTGGATGCTGTTCTCCTGCCTGATGTTGCTGTCTCAGGTCCAAG GTGAAGACTCGCCAAAGGAAGTGCCCGCTCCACGGATCAGGTGTCCCAAAGGCTCCAAGGCCTATGCCTCCCACTGCTATGCCTTGTTTATGACACCAAAATCCTGGATGAATGCAGAT ATGGCCTGCCAGAAGAGACCCTCGGGACACCTTGTGTCTGTGCTCAGTGGGGCTGAGGCATCCTTTGTGGCCTCCCTAGTACAGAACAGTGCGAACACTTACTCAAACATCTGGATGGGGCTCCATGATCCCACAGAG GGCTATGAGCCCAATGCAGGTGGATGGGAGTGGAGTAGCACGGATGTGCTGAATTACCTTGCCTGGGAGAGACACCCCTCCACTAACCCAAACCCCGGCTACTGTGGGAGTCTGTCAGCAAGCACAG GATATCTGAAATGGAGAGATTATAACTGCGGTGCGATGCTACCTTATATCTGCAAGTTCAAGGACTAG